A window from bacterium encodes these proteins:
- a CDS encoding AsnC family transcriptional regulator, with the protein MSTLDALDRAIILATQAGLPLVSEPYRAVAETVGATPDAVKARLERMHQEGVIRRIGAVPNHYALGYRANGMSVWDVPDEAIDELGERIGAFPFVSHCYHRPRHLPHWPYNLFAMLHAKTREEVEAQAGLIAEALGDADRGHLILYSTRILKKTGLRLNA; encoded by the coding sequence ATGAGCACGCTAGACGCGCTCGATCGCGCCATCATCCTGGCCACCCAGGCAGGCCTTCCCCTGGTGAGCGAGCCCTACCGCGCCGTCGCCGAGACGGTAGGAGCCACCCCCGACGCGGTGAAGGCGCGCCTGGAGCGCATGCACCAGGAGGGCGTCATCCGCCGCATCGGAGCGGTGCCCAACCATTACGCCCTGGGCTACCGTGCCAACGGCATGTCCGTCTGGGACGTGCCCGATGAGGCCATCGACGAATTGGGCGAACGGATCGGCGCTTTCCCCTTCGTTAGCCACTGCTACCACCGCCCGCGCCACCTGCCGCACTGGCCCTACAACCTGTTCGCCATGCTCCACGCCAAGACCCGCGAGGAGGTCGAGGCCCAGGCTGGGCTCATCGCCGAGGCCCTGGGCGATGCCGATCGCGGCCACCTCATCCTCTACAGCACCCGGATCCTCAAGAAGACGGGCCTTCGTCTGAACGCCTGA
- a CDS encoding c-type cytochrome, which yields MRALLLAVPLLLACAQAASAADASAAKKIYDQSCAQCHGAERLGGMGPALLPESLERLRRPEALKTIAEGRVATQMPGFKDQLSKEQLEGLLDYLYTPAGEAPRWEMPEIRASHVVDQAAKRLPNKPVFKADPLNLFVVVETGDHHATILDGDRFEPIHRFRTRFALHGGPKFSPSGRFVYLASRDGWITKFDLYHLKTVAEIRAGLNTRNLAVSDDGKYVLVGNYLPQSLVILDAEGLSPLKAMPVKGEDGKPSRVSAVYQAAPRSSFVVALKDAPEVWEIPYGGAPKAKAWVHDHGPDSGEMLVGGPSFKVRRIKLGDILDDFFFDQAYKHLIGAGRGGKNGQVVDMDAGKQIATIDLPGMPHLGSGITWDYQGHPVLATPNLKEGLISVIDMASWKTVKQIKTPGPGFFMRSHEGTPYAWTDVFNGTPKDTLQIIDKRTLEVARTLTPSPGKVAAHTEFTRDGRYALVSVWDTDGALVVYDASTFQEVKRLPMNKPSGKYNVYNKTTRSAGTSH from the coding sequence ATGAGAGCGCTTTTGCTTGCGGTCCCCCTCCTACTGGCCTGCGCTCAGGCGGCATCGGCCGCTGACGCCTCGGCCGCCAAGAAGATTTACGACCAGTCCTGCGCCCAGTGCCACGGCGCTGAGCGGCTCGGGGGCATGGGGCCCGCTCTCTTGCCCGAGAGTCTCGAGCGCCTACGCCGGCCCGAGGCGCTGAAGACCATCGCCGAAGGGCGCGTGGCGACCCAGATGCCGGGCTTCAAGGACCAGCTCTCCAAGGAGCAACTCGAAGGGTTGCTCGATTACCTCTACACGCCGGCTGGCGAGGCTCCGCGCTGGGAGATGCCCGAGATCCGTGCCTCGCACGTGGTCGACCAGGCCGCGAAGCGCCTACCGAACAAGCCCGTCTTCAAGGCCGACCCGCTCAACCTCTTCGTGGTGGTCGAGACGGGGGACCATCACGCGACCATCCTGGACGGCGATCGCTTCGAGCCGATCCATCGCTTCAGGACCCGCTTCGCCCTGCATGGCGGCCCCAAGTTCTCGCCGAGCGGGCGCTTCGTCTACCTCGCCTCGCGTGACGGCTGGATCACCAAGTTCGACCTGTACCATCTCAAGACCGTCGCCGAGATCCGCGCGGGGCTCAACACCCGCAACCTCGCGGTCTCGGACGACGGCAAGTACGTCCTGGTCGGCAACTACCTGCCCCAGAGCCTCGTCATCCTCGACGCCGAGGGCCTCTCGCCCCTCAAGGCCATGCCGGTCAAGGGCGAGGACGGCAAGCCCTCGCGAGTGAGCGCCGTCTACCAGGCGGCCCCGCGTTCGAGCTTCGTCGTCGCGCTCAAGGACGCCCCCGAGGTCTGGGAGATCCCCTACGGCGGCGCGCCGAAGGCCAAGGCCTGGGTCCACGACCACGGCCCGGACTCCGGCGAGATGCTCGTGGGTGGCCCGAGCTTCAAGGTGCGGCGCATCAAACTGGGCGACATTCTCGATGACTTCTTCTTCGACCAGGCCTACAAGCACCTGATTGGCGCCGGGCGCGGCGGCAAGAACGGCCAGGTGGTGGATATGGATGCAGGCAAGCAGATCGCCACCATCGACCTGCCCGGCATGCCGCATTTGGGCTCGGGGATCACCTGGGACTACCAGGGCCATCCAGTGCTCGCCACCCCCAACCTCAAGGAGGGGCTGATCAGCGTCATCGACATGGCCTCCTGGAAGACCGTCAAGCAGATCAAGACCCCGGGCCCCGGCTTCTTCATGCGCAGCCACGAGGGCACCCCCTACGCCTGGACCGACGTCTTCAACGGTACTCCCAAGGACACCCTGCAGATCATCGATAAGCGCACCCTCGAAGTGGCCCGCACCCTCACCCCTTCCCCCGGCAAAGTCGCCGCCCACACCGAGTTCACCCGCGACGGCCGCTACGCCCTGGTGAGCGTCTGGGACACGGACGGCGCGCTGGTGGTCTACGACGCTTCGACCTTCCAGGAGGTGAAGCGCCTGCCCATGAACAAGCCGTCCGGCAAGTACAACGTCTACAACAAGACAACCCGCTCGGCGGGCACGAGTCACTAG
- a CDS encoding multicopper oxidase domain-containing protein — MSHRLRTALSAVTAATLLAAALPAAAEPIFQPVLGSPEAKVTRDPYQGPFVEGETVTNLPDIKPVPAGNVHHVRLDLTHKMVEIDKGVMFEGWTFGDTVPGPTVHVRQGDRVIFTMTNRSNEAAKIGLPMPHSIDFHSAMVNPIDKYRSIPPKQSLSFEWTANYPGVFMYHCGTPMLLHHMAMGMYGAVVVDPVGGWPGKVDREYVVVQSELYTKPRDPKQPKILTTDVQAALRKQPSHVVFNGAVGRHVKEPLRAKPGERVRLYVLNVGPSDTSSFHIVGTIMDKVYLDGNPKNVLQGLQTVLLGSSNGAVVEFVVPEAGRYPFLDHEFTDATLGALGFIDATEGGGPVPAGAH, encoded by the coding sequence ATGTCGCACCGTCTTCGCACCGCCCTGAGCGCCGTCACCGCCGCAACCCTGCTCGCCGCCGCTCTCCCGGCCGCGGCGGAACCCATCTTCCAGCCCGTTCTCGGCTCCCCCGAGGCGAAGGTCACCCGGGATCCTTACCAGGGCCCCTTCGTCGAGGGCGAGACGGTCACTAACCTGCCCGACATCAAGCCGGTGCCGGCGGGCAACGTCCATCACGTGCGCCTGGACTTGACTCATAAGATGGTCGAGATCGACAAGGGGGTCATGTTCGAGGGCTGGACCTTCGGGGACACCGTTCCCGGCCCCACCGTCCACGTCCGCCAGGGCGATCGCGTCATCTTCACCATGACCAATCGCTCCAACGAGGCCGCCAAGATCGGCCTGCCCATGCCCCACTCGATCGACTTCCACTCGGCCATGGTCAACCCCATCGACAAGTACCGGAGCATCCCCCCCAAGCAGAGCCTCTCCTTCGAGTGGACGGCCAACTACCCCGGCGTCTTCATGTATCACTGCGGCACCCCGATGCTGCTCCACCACATGGCAATGGGCATGTACGGCGCCGTGGTGGTGGACCCCGTCGGCGGCTGGCCCGGCAAGGTCGATCGCGAGTACGTCGTGGTCCAGTCCGAGCTCTACACCAAGCCCCGTGACCCCAAGCAGCCCAAGATCCTGACGACCGACGTCCAGGCGGCCCTGCGCAAGCAGCCGAGCCACGTGGTCTTCAACGGCGCGGTCGGCCGCCACGTCAAGGAACCCCTCAGAGCCAAGCCCGGTGAGCGTGTCCGCCTCTACGTCCTGAACGTGGGCCCCTCGGACACCTCAAGCTTCCACATCGTCGGCACGATCATGGACAAGGTCTACCTCGACGGCAACCCCAAGAACGTCCTGCAAGGCCTCCAGACCGTGCTGCTCGGATCCTCGAACGGAGCGGTGGTCGAGTTCGTCGTGCCCGAGGCGGGGCGCTATCCCTTCCTCGACCACGAGTTCACCGACGCCACCCTGGGTGCCTTGGGCTTCATCGACGCCACCGAGGGCGGCGGCCCGGTGCCTGCGGGCGCGCACTAG
- the nirJ gene encoding heme d1 biosynthesis radical SAM protein NirJ, producing the protein MFRVSQSIRELLHPTPLRPKRNPTGPVVIWNLTRRCNLACKHCYAISSNRAFPGELETDEILTVMADLRAFGVPALILSGGEPLLHPDLFAIAERARSLGFYVTLSTNGTMIDETNIDRIAEAQFDYVGISLDGIAETHDRFRRKEGAFAASMDGIRRCRDRGIKVGVRFTLTEGNAQDLPALLALMEEERIAKFYLSHLNYAGRGNVNRKEDAFFNTTREALDLLFEAAYRDAALGGHREFVTGNNDADAVYLLHWAAQRHPERVEHLRAKLEQWGGNSTGVNVANIDNLGNVHPDTMWWEHTLGNVREHPFSEIWGRTQDPLMLGLRAVPRQVKGRCATCAYFAVCGGNTRSRALQLTGDPWAEDPGCYLSDEEIAQAPCAGGAR; encoded by the coding sequence ATGTTCCGCGTTTCACAATCCATCCGAGAGCTGCTGCACCCGACGCCCCTGCGTCCCAAGCGCAACCCCACCGGGCCGGTGGTGATCTGGAACCTCACCCGGCGCTGCAACCTCGCTTGTAAGCACTGCTACGCCATCTCCTCCAACCGCGCCTTTCCGGGAGAGCTCGAGACCGACGAGATCCTCACGGTCATGGCCGACCTCAGGGCCTTCGGAGTCCCGGCCCTCATCCTCTCAGGCGGCGAGCCACTGCTCCATCCCGACCTGTTCGCCATCGCCGAGCGCGCAAGGTCGCTCGGCTTCTACGTCACCCTCTCGACCAACGGCACCATGATCGACGAGACGAACATCGACCGGATCGCCGAGGCCCAGTTCGACTATGTCGGCATCAGCCTCGACGGCATCGCCGAAACGCACGATCGCTTCCGCCGCAAGGAGGGCGCCTTCGCCGCCTCCATGGATGGGATCCGCCGGTGCCGCGACCGGGGCATCAAGGTCGGGGTGCGCTTCACCCTCACCGAGGGCAACGCCCAGGACTTGCCCGCTCTGCTCGCGCTGATGGAGGAGGAGCGCATCGCCAAGTTCTACCTCTCGCACCTCAACTACGCCGGGCGCGGCAACGTCAACCGCAAGGAGGACGCCTTCTTCAATACAACCCGCGAGGCCCTGGACCTCCTGTTCGAGGCGGCTTACCGCGACGCGGCGCTAGGCGGCCATCGCGAGTTCGTCACGGGCAACAACGACGCGGACGCCGTTTACCTTTTGCACTGGGCCGCGCAGCGCCACCCGGAGCGGGTCGAGCACCTGCGTGCCAAGCTCGAACAGTGGGGTGGCAACTCGACCGGGGTGAACGTCGCCAACATCGATAACCTGGGCAACGTCCACCCCGACACCATGTGGTGGGAGCACACCCTGGGCAACGTGCGCGAGCACCCCTTCTCCGAGATTTGGGGCCGGACCCAGGATCCGCTCATGCTCGGCCTGCGGGCGGTGCCGCGCCAGGTCAAGGGCCGCTGCGCCACGTGTGCCTACTTCGCCGTCTGCGGCGGCAACACCCGTTCGCGGGCTTTGCAGCTCACCGGCGACCCGTGGGCCGAGGATCCGGGCTGCTACCTGAGCGACGAGGAGATCGCGCAGGCCCCCTGCGCGGGAGGTGCCCGATGA
- a CDS encoding bifunctional precorrin-2 dehydrogenase/sirohydrochlorin ferrochelatase, whose amino-acid sequence MRLFTVNLCLKDWPCLVVGGGIVAIPKAKRMIEAGARVTVIAPEIKEDLPGATLIRREARVEDLEGMRLAMFATSDRELNATLYQEALKRGILAAAVDDLDHCDFYMPAVMMRGDLEIAVSTSGTCPAYSVWVRDRLLEVVDDSYGVALSWFASLRERLRPIPMGRRGALYRALLSRDFLPRFRRAEVEAWAEEAEEVIAKQA is encoded by the coding sequence ATGCGCCTGTTCACCGTGAACCTGTGTCTCAAGGATTGGCCCTGCCTGGTCGTCGGGGGCGGCATCGTCGCCATTCCCAAGGCCAAGCGAATGATCGAGGCGGGGGCGCGGGTCACCGTGATCGCCCCCGAGATCAAGGAGGATCTGCCCGGCGCGACCCTCATCCGCCGAGAGGCCCGCGTCGAGGACCTGGAGGGCATGAGGCTCGCCATGTTCGCCACCAGCGACCGCGAGCTCAACGCCACGCTCTACCAGGAGGCCCTGAAGCGCGGCATCCTGGCCGCGGCGGTGGACGACCTGGACCACTGCGACTTCTACATGCCCGCGGTCATGATGCGCGGGGACCTCGAGATCGCCGTCTCGACGAGCGGCACTTGCCCCGCCTATTCGGTGTGGGTGCGCGATCGCCTTCTCGAAGTGGTCGACGACTCCTACGGCGTGGCCCTCAGCTGGTTCGCCAGCCTGCGCGAGCGGCTGCGTCCTATCCCCATGGGGCGGCGCGGGGCGCTCTACCGCGCGTTGCTTTCGAGGGACTTCCTCCCCCGCTTCCGCCGAGCGGAGGTTGAGGCCTGGGCCGAGGAGGCCGAAGAGGTCATCGCCAAGCAGGCTTGA
- a CDS encoding Lrp/AsnC family transcriptional regulator, producing MDALDKAIVNHLQGGFPIVDRPYAEAAQALGTTEGDLLDRLASLLERGILSRFGPMYHAERLGGSLILTAMQVPDEDFERVAAIVNAMPAIAHNYERAHALNMWFVVATETPDEAQATLDAIAEETGYPVYPMPKLKEFFVGLRLEA from the coding sequence ATGGACGCGCTGGATAAAGCTATCGTCAACCACCTGCAGGGAGGCTTCCCAATCGTGGATCGGCCCTACGCCGAGGCCGCCCAGGCCCTCGGCACCACTGAAGGCGATCTCCTCGATCGGCTGGCGTCCCTGCTGGAGCGGGGGATTCTCAGCCGCTTCGGCCCCATGTACCACGCGGAGCGCCTGGGAGGCAGCTTGATTCTCACGGCCATGCAGGTGCCGGACGAGGACTTCGAGCGGGTGGCGGCGATCGTCAACGCCATGCCCGCGATCGCCCACAACTACGAGCGAGCGCATGCACTCAATATGTGGTTCGTGGTCGCGACCGAGACGCCCGACGAGGCGCAAGCGACGCTCGATGCCATCGCCGAGGAGACCGGCTACCCGGTCTACCCGATGCCGAAGCTCAAGGAATTCTTCGTCGGCTTGAGGCTGGAGGCATGA